In Pleuronectes platessa chromosome 4, fPlePla1.1, whole genome shotgun sequence, the following proteins share a genomic window:
- the fgf5 gene encoding LOW QUALITY PROTEIN: fibroblast growth factor 5 (The sequence of the model RefSeq protein was modified relative to this genomic sequence to represent the inferred CDS: inserted 1 base in 1 codon) — MNVPLYLLTFAHLLCAAAGEERVSLESQLLEEGIRSGRRTCRLYCRVGIGFHLQIHPDGRVNGSHAPNQLSVLELFAVVSGVIGIKGVFSNRFLAMXKRGRLHATCVEQQENVWSIQVRVEQPDAGHDA; from the exons ATGAATGTTCCTCTCTACCTCTTGACCTTCGCTCACTTGCtttgcgccgccgccggagaggAGCGCGTCTCCCTGGAGAGCCAACTTCTGGAGGAGGGGATCCGCTCGGGACGCAGGACGTGCAGGCTCTACTGCCGGGTGGGCATCGGCTTCCATCTGCAGATTCATCCGGACGGCAGAGTCAACGGCAGCCATGCGCCCAACCAGCTGA GTGTCCTGGAGCTCTTTGCGGTGGTCTCAGGGGTCATCGGCATCAAAGGGGTCTTCAGTAACAGATTCCTGGCCA ACAAGAGAGGACGGCTCCACGCCACC tgtgtagagcagcaggagaatgtCTGGAGCATCCAGGTGAGGGTAGAGCAGCCGGACGCTGGACATGATGCATGA